The following proteins come from a genomic window of Desertibacillus haloalkaliphilus:
- a CDS encoding carbon starvation CstA family protein translates to MVTFLFSLLLLFFGYAFYSKFVERVFIIDDNRPTPANTKNDGMDFMPISWIKGSLIQLLNIAGLGPIFGAILGALYGPVAFIWIVIGAIFAGAVHDYFSGMLSVRHNGEQYPSIVGRYLGKPMKVIINLVSIVLMILVAAAFTAGPAELLAEVTSLSFMNALFIIFAYFLLAALLPINKVIGRIYPIFGGVLIFMATAIGIGLLFQDQPIPNLTLDNLHPEEIPIWPLLMVTISCGAISGFHATQSPVIARTLKKESDGRKVFYGAMIGEAVIAMIWAAAAMTFFAGTGGLGEALASGGPAGVVNEISTSMLGVLGGILAILGVIILPITTGDTALRSSRMMLVELLQVVTKKESKGFKMLMAIPVVIPTFYLAQIDYSFLWRYVGWTNQVVATVMLWTGAVYLLKKGRLHWICGLPALFMTAVCGTYIFYAPEGFQLPYQTSVLIGVSITVIVLVWYLRIISKNDKNKEEESDRAA, encoded by the coding sequence ATGGTTACGTTTTTATTTTCATTACTTTTACTCTTTTTTGGATATGCCTTTTACTCTAAATTTGTAGAGCGTGTATTTATCATTGATGACAATCGACCGACGCCTGCGAATACGAAAAATGATGGTATGGATTTTATGCCGATAAGCTGGATAAAAGGTAGTTTAATTCAATTATTAAATATAGCGGGGTTAGGGCCAATTTTTGGGGCGATTTTAGGTGCGTTGTATGGACCAGTAGCGTTTATTTGGATCGTTATTGGAGCCATCTTTGCCGGCGCCGTCCATGATTATTTTTCAGGAATGCTATCAGTTAGACATAACGGTGAGCAGTATCCATCAATCGTTGGACGCTACCTAGGCAAGCCAATGAAAGTGATTATAAATCTAGTTTCAATCGTACTGATGATTTTAGTAGCTGCAGCATTTACGGCAGGACCCGCCGAACTGTTAGCTGAAGTGACATCTTTAAGTTTTATGAATGCTTTATTTATTATTTTTGCTTATTTTTTACTTGCGGCGTTATTACCGATTAACAAAGTGATCGGTAGAATTTATCCAATTTTCGGTGGTGTCTTAATATTTATGGCAACAGCGATTGGAATTGGTCTTCTGTTTCAAGATCAGCCGATTCCAAATCTGACACTGGATAATTTACACCCTGAAGAGATTCCAATTTGGCCGCTATTAATGGTGACGATTTCCTGTGGTGCGATCTCTGGGTTTCATGCAACACAAAGTCCGGTCATCGCGCGCACACTTAAGAAAGAGTCGGATGGTCGTAAGGTCTTTTATGGCGCAATGATTGGTGAAGCAGTGATCGCAATGATATGGGCAGCCGCTGCGATGACGTTCTTTGCTGGGACAGGCGGATTAGGTGAGGCGTTAGCATCAGGCGGCCCTGCAGGTGTTGTTAATGAAATTTCAACATCGATGTTAGGTGTTTTAGGTGGAATTTTAGCCATATTAGGAGTGATTATTTTACCGATAACCACCGGTGATACAGCGCTACGTTCATCACGGATGATGCTTGTTGAATTGCTACAGGTTGTGACGAAGAAAGAAAGTAAAGGGTTTAAAATGTTAATGGCAATCCCTGTGGTCATTCCAACCTTTTATTTAGCACAAATTGATTATTCGTTTTTATGGCGTTATGTCGGTTGGACAAATCAAGTGGTAGCAACAGTTATGCTCTGGACAGGGGCTGTGTATTTGCTTAAAAAGGGACGACTGCACTGGATTTGTGGGCTCCCAGCTCTGTTTATGACAGCGGTTTGTGGTACGTATATTTTCTATGCACCTGAAGGGTTTCAGCTTCCTTATCAAACGTCAGTCTTGATTGGTGTAAGTATAACGGTTATCGTACTCGTTTGGTACTTACGTATTATTAGTAAGAACGATAAGAATAAGGAAGAAGAAAGCGATCGAGCTGCATAA
- a CDS encoding redoxin domain-containing protein codes for MCQAQLVELQENFHLLEDIDADIYAISVDSASNHLRLKEAGEFTFSFLSDPEFVVIEEADMRNESVSHRGFSIIDGNGEVVYSHINDFFGDQIEETVEIIKEQF; via the coding sequence ATTTGTCAAGCGCAGCTAGTTGAGCTGCAGGAGAATTTCCATCTATTGGAGGATATCGACGCTGATATTTATGCGATTAGTGTTGATTCTGCAAGTAATCATCTCAGATTAAAAGAAGCAGGTGAATTTACATTCTCGTTCTTATCCGATCCTGAATTTGTTGTCATTGAAGAAGCGGATATGAGAAATGAAAGTGTCTCTCATCGTGGCTTTAGTATCATTGATGGTAATGGTGAAGTCGTTTATTCACATATCAATGATTTCTTTGGAGATCAAATTGAGGAAACGGTTGAAATCATTAAAGAACAATTCTAA
- a CDS encoding peroxiredoxin family protein yields the protein MRSRVKKSMYKKIILAMTLMAFLAVISACNQDDATDFTLVNEYGEDVSLTDKERATVLFHFTEIG from the coding sequence GTGAGAAGTAGAGTGAAGAAGTCAATGTATAAAAAGATTATTTTGGCTATGACATTGATGGCGTTTCTAGCCGTGATATCCGCTTGTAATCAAGATGACGCTACAGACTTTACGCTAGTGAATGAGTATGGTGAGGACGTATCACTAACCGATAAAGAGCGTGCCACAGTTTTGTTTCATTTCACTGAAATTGGCTGA
- a CDS encoding FixH family protein, producing the protein MKRFSSILFLLMSVFLAACSQPEEEAAVPCENTLAPLEVDFSWITEEADVVDEAEPVSLQAIVSHDNIPIDDAYEVVFEIWEHANGEYHHIEDAKNQGDGLYALDWTFEDEGVYYVYYHVTACDQHRMEKSQLVVGDVDVDEITSVPDDVELLERMDHGAH; encoded by the coding sequence ATGAAGAGATTCAGTAGTATATTATTTTTGCTCATGAGTGTATTTTTAGCTGCATGTTCACAACCAGAGGAAGAGGCGGCAGTACCATGTGAGAATACGCTAGCACCGCTTGAAGTTGATTTTAGTTGGATCACTGAGGAGGCTGACGTCGTAGATGAGGCAGAACCTGTTTCTTTACAAGCTATAGTTTCTCATGATAACATTCCGATTGACGATGCCTATGAAGTCGTTTTTGAAATTTGGGAGCATGCTAATGGAGAATACCATCACATCGAGGATGCCAAAAATCAAGGAGATGGCCTTTATGCGTTAGATTGGACGTTTGAAGACGAGGGCGTATATTACGTCTATTACCATGTAACGGCATGTGACCAGCATCGCATGGAAAAGAGCCAATTGGTTGTTGGTGATGTTGATGTTGATGAAATTACATCGGTTCCAGATGATGTTGAATTATTGGAGCGCATGGACCATGGCGCACACTAA
- a CDS encoding SCO family protein: MNKHRVKHVVLLLVLLFVGSLAGCGWLYQTGSGSQETSDISSLELEVPEFEFTNQDGDPFGSSDLEGNVWMANMIFTNCPTVCNTMTPNMMILQQELADQGIDIEIVSFTVDPDFDDPEQLTTYGKNYGVDFANWHFLTGYSDEEITEFAEEAFQSLVMPVPDENDIIHGTSFFLVDDDLQVIHRFNGLEIDIPLITEQIKAVLAEKNE, from the coding sequence ATGAATAAACACCGTGTGAAACATGTTGTGTTGTTGCTGGTCTTATTGTTTGTCGGTAGCTTAGCTGGTTGTGGCTGGTTATATCAAACCGGGTCGGGCTCTCAAGAAACGAGTGACATCTCATCACTTGAGCTTGAAGTTCCGGAATTTGAGTTTACCAATCAGGATGGTGATCCATTTGGTAGTAGCGACTTAGAAGGAAACGTATGGATGGCTAATATGATCTTTACGAATTGTCCAACTGTATGTAATACGATGACACCAAATATGATGATTTTACAACAAGAGCTGGCCGATCAAGGTATTGATATTGAGATCGTGTCATTTACGGTTGATCCTGATTTTGATGACCCAGAGCAACTAACAACATATGGAAAAAATTATGGCGTTGATTTTGCCAATTGGCATTTCTTAACGGGGTATTCAGATGAAGAAATTACAGAGTTTGCTGAAGAGGCGTTTCAATCACTAGTGATGCCGGTCCCTGATGAAAATGACATCATTCATGGGACAAGTTTTTTCCTCGTTGATGACGATTTACAAGTGATCCATCGATTTAACGGGCTAGAGATTGATATTCCATTAATTACTGAGCAAATTAAAGCGGTTCTTGCTGAAAAAAATGAATAA
- the ctaG gene encoding cytochrome c oxidase assembly factor CtaG, with the protein MIEQVFSNFSFRAIWTPELIVILLLVAGLYFALVEKWRHRFQDGAPVSAKQKVYFLLGLIALYIGWGGPLYTIGHIMITFHMTQMVFAYFIAVPLFILGTPKWFLVAMIQRFRTPATERIAKIIFSPIIGVLLFNGLFSIYHVPFMFDSLMQSVFLHSVYQFLLLGASTLMWWHMIAPLPNKALLSDLRRIGYIFANGILITPACALIIFAGEPLYATYTDPNVWGTVMSYCLPPGADIPYHLFSGPEAFSQLDTRMDQQLAGVLMKIMQEVTYGFTIGYVFKQWLAKEKVKSKGELTISDIPVSEDGAK; encoded by the coding sequence TTGATAGAGCAAGTGTTTAGTAATTTTAGTTTTCGAGCGATATGGACCCCTGAATTAATTGTGATCCTACTATTGGTTGCTGGTCTTTATTTTGCTCTTGTTGAAAAATGGCGCCATCGTTTTCAAGATGGAGCCCCTGTAAGTGCTAAGCAAAAAGTATACTTTTTACTTGGACTTATTGCTTTGTATATTGGATGGGGAGGACCGCTATATACGATTGGTCATATTATGATCACGTTTCATATGACACAAATGGTGTTTGCATATTTTATTGCAGTTCCACTATTTATTTTAGGGACTCCGAAATGGTTTTTAGTAGCGATGATCCAACGCTTCCGCACCCCTGCGACAGAAAGGATAGCGAAAATCATTTTCAGTCCAATTATAGGAGTGCTTTTATTTAATGGACTGTTTTCGATCTATCATGTCCCATTTATGTTTGATTCTTTAATGCAGTCTGTTTTTCTACACAGTGTTTATCAGTTCTTACTGCTTGGGGCTTCAACCTTAATGTGGTGGCACATGATTGCACCGTTACCAAACAAAGCTCTATTATCTGACTTACGTCGAATCGGTTATATCTTTGCAAATGGGATTTTAATTACGCCTGCGTGTGCACTTATTATTTTTGCTGGAGAACCTCTCTATGCAACATATACCGATCCAAACGTATGGGGAACAGTGATGTCTTATTGTTTACCACCAGGGGCAGACATTCCTTATCATTTATTTAGTGGACCTGAGGCATTTAGTCAATTAGACACGCGTATGGACCAGCAATTAGCTGGAGTCTTAATGAAAATTATGCAGGAAGTAACATATGGCTTTACGATTGGCTACGTCTTTAAGCAATGGTTAGCAAAAGAGAAAGTGAAGTCAAAAGGCGAACTTACGATAAGTGACATACCTGTTTCAGAAGACGGTGCAAAGTAA
- a CDS encoding GNAT family N-acetyltransferase — MEIYKVPNDADQPLRLKVADLLMGQMESIGSDNAYELLLDAINLALTDGSTARIFVVEDNETIIGAAFFNIGISLAKGGYYIWLNDLFVHKEHRNQGIAKKLLLQVIYWAENEGIKGIELETGISNQATKSLYNSLGFYDIVSKRYGFQF; from the coding sequence ATGGAAATTTATAAAGTACCAAACGATGCTGATCAACCTCTTCGTCTAAAAGTCGCTGACCTCCTAATGGGACAAATGGAATCCATTGGAAGTGATAATGCCTATGAACTTTTACTAGATGCGATCAATTTAGCCCTTACAGACGGTTCAACGGCTCGTATTTTTGTAGTTGAGGATAATGAAACAATCATTGGTGCTGCTTTCTTTAACATCGGTATTAGTCTTGCAAAAGGCGGGTATTACATCTGGCTTAATGATCTATTTGTTCATAAAGAGCACCGAAATCAGGGGATCGCAAAGAAATTACTTCTCCAAGTCATCTATTGGGCTGAAAATGAAGGAATCAAAGGAATTGAGTTAGAAACTGGCATCAGTAATCAAGCAACCAAGAGTCTTTATAATTCTTTAGGTTTTTATGATATTGTTTCCAAACGGTATGGCTTTCAATTTTAG
- a CDS encoding NifU N-terminal domain-containing protein, with the protein MSIELQAQSTPNPNAMKITANQMIFEGSGSTSVKKGDDTHHPLAQKLIAIDGVDNIFGFQDFVTVNKTADVEWDNLLPLIQKAFEEVYE; encoded by the coding sequence ATGTCAATCGAATTACAAGCGCAATCAACTCCGAACCCCAATGCAATGAAAATAACAGCTAACCAAATGATCTTTGAAGGATCAGGAAGTACTTCTGTTAAAAAAGGAGACGACACACACCATCCATTAGCTCAAAAATTAATCGCCATTGATGGTGTTGATAATATTTTTGGTTTCCAAGACTTTGTAACCGTCAATAAAACCGCTGATGTCGAATGGGACAACCTTCTACCACTGATTCAAAAAGCCTTTGAAGAAGTGTACGAGTAA
- a CDS encoding DUF6154 family protein has product MELVNKLFKMYQNHFTGDEEDAFIIVSGLVEEFEREDFFEYINSMSDDDIHDMFRLFLYAKLRDKMADEGIGYNRMENDPDSGFIH; this is encoded by the coding sequence ATGGAATTAGTTAATAAGTTATTTAAAATGTATCAAAATCATTTTACCGGTGATGAAGAGGATGCCTTCATTATTGTTAGTGGTTTAGTTGAAGAATTCGAACGTGAAGATTTTTTTGAGTATATTAATAGCATGAGTGACGACGACATTCATGATATGTTTAGGTTGTTTCTTTATGCGAAGTTACGAGATAAGATGGCTGACGAAGGGATTGGCTATAACCGGATGGAGAATGACCCAGATTCTGGGTTTATACACTAA
- a CDS encoding helix-turn-helix domain-containing protein gives MDKINLNHRIGKRLKQIREQQRLSLEKAAELTNVSKPMLGQIERGESNPTVSTLWKIANGLGVGFSRFIEDERPKVKVVSRHAIEPLKEDQGRFQVIPLFTLGNGQPFEWFSVQLKPDCSYTSEAHTSGVEEYILVEEGEIEIIISDESYHLKKGEAIRFAADCPHQYNNSSDSVSRVMMMIHYS, from the coding sequence ATGGACAAAATAAACTTAAATCATCGAATTGGAAAACGATTAAAACAAATTCGAGAGCAGCAGCGGTTAAGTTTAGAAAAAGCAGCTGAATTAACGAACGTGAGTAAACCGATGCTAGGACAGATTGAAAGAGGCGAGTCAAATCCGACGGTCAGTACGCTTTGGAAGATTGCTAACGGTCTTGGTGTAGGTTTTTCACGGTTTATTGAAGATGAACGACCGAAAGTAAAGGTAGTTAGCCGTCATGCGATTGAGCCATTGAAAGAGGATCAAGGAAGGTTTCAAGTCATACCGTTATTTACACTTGGGAATGGTCAGCCGTTTGAATGGTTTTCCGTTCAACTGAAGCCGGATTGTTCATATACATCTGAGGCGCATACGAGCGGGGTAGAAGAATATATATTAGTGGAGGAGGGAGAAATCGAGATCATCATTTCAGACGAGAGTTATCATTTAAAAAAAGGAGAAGCGATTCGTTTTGCTGCTGATTGTCCGCATCAATATAACAATAGCAGCGATTCAGTCAGTCGGGTTATGATGATGATTCATTATTCTTAA
- a CDS encoding AzlC family ABC transporter permease, producing the protein MATTSVTKPKSEFPRGVVAGIGIAIGYFPAALTFGLLAKSTGLTFLEAVLMSSFVFAGAAQYMALNLIALGTGALEIIFTTFIVNIRHLLMSASVSEKLEHDHPIKKAICAFGITDEVFAVTTTQERKVTTSFVLGVGVIAYGSWVLHSALGFLVGSALPQTIQESMAIALYAMFIALLMPSLKKHRKVVSLAISAAMFNTLFVFFLPSGWSIIAATILSSLLIELVEKKEES; encoded by the coding sequence TTGGCAACCACAAGCGTCACTAAACCAAAATCAGAGTTTCCTCGTGGAGTCGTTGCCGGTATCGGAATTGCAATAGGTTACTTCCCAGCCGCTTTAACATTTGGTTTATTAGCAAAAAGTACAGGACTCACCTTTCTAGAAGCTGTTCTGATGAGCTCTTTTGTCTTTGCAGGAGCTGCACAATATATGGCACTAAATTTAATCGCACTAGGTACTGGTGCTCTTGAAATCATCTTCACAACTTTCATTGTAAATATTCGTCATTTATTAATGAGTGCTTCTGTTAGTGAAAAACTCGAACATGATCACCCGATTAAAAAAGCAATATGTGCATTTGGTATTACTGATGAGGTATTTGCTGTAACGACAACTCAAGAACGGAAAGTAACGACGTCCTTTGTCCTCGGTGTCGGAGTGATTGCCTATGGAAGTTGGGTACTACATTCAGCGCTCGGCTTTTTAGTTGGATCGGCATTGCCACAAACGATCCAAGAAAGTATGGCTATTGCCCTTTATGCGATGTTTATCGCTTTATTAATGCCATCACTAAAGAAACATCGCAAAGTTGTTTCTTTAGCTATTTCTGCTGCGATGTTTAATACTCTTTTTGTGTTTTTTTTGCCGAGCGGATGGTCAATTATCGCAGCAACAATTCTATCCTCCCTTCTCATTGAACTAGTTGAGAAAAAGGAGGAATCATAA
- a CDS encoding AzlD domain-containing protein, whose amino-acid sequence MSMSMFWLIMGMAIVTYIPRMLPLVTLNANRIPPKLQAILRNVPYAALGALIFPGILTVNEDIWFGIIGGLTAIIIAYFGANLIFVVIGAIIVLSFYSFFI is encoded by the coding sequence ATGTCAATGTCAATGTTCTGGCTGATTATGGGAATGGCGATTGTTACATATATTCCGAGAATGTTGCCTTTAGTCACACTCAATGCAAATCGCATCCCTCCCAAATTACAAGCGATCTTACGAAACGTACCTTATGCAGCACTGGGGGCTTTAATTTTCCCAGGCATTTTAACGGTTAACGAAGACATTTGGTTTGGAATCATCGGTGGACTAACCGCAATTATTATTGCCTATTTTGGTGCTAACTTAATTTTTGTCGTCATCGGCGCGATCATTGTCTTAAGTTTCTATTCATTTTTCATTTAG
- a CDS encoding SWIM zinc finger family protein, with amino-acid sequence MTNLTFSSEQLHTFIHDHVVSHIATRGVNYYKKGNVADIKVTSAEVLEATVHGSSIYTVEVHLDDLTESTCTCPYHDYCKHLVAALFYIEEHRYRVQEQLEEYKNRTVTLVIEQHKPKDIEEQLQSHLDSIIITSYRSLTTAGYFHDDHLKQIVERCIRATAQNYSNEEHVRERLICVNVMIHGLFALGRKFNTYHTYERRFTRFFSQLINESEPFIVECQRRDDSDFYLWFTETLIHRYFLSNDVKQSPWHLLLIKWLTHDSNQARKLEVLNLFITEQKRSPNNESLTMLASILALDCENGALSLSLLRKMKHSLTPNDLIHHFQLLERRQDWDLIKNWFDLFLTFWKNKSLGSLEPIYERMLMNTGNEKEQIILLWNAWLQSPSYSTYLQRMKDFADYKEEALDYILPRLEEQLYVPKIEQLYYKILLNEGQTKKAIARLLTNETEPSLLSDEKKQVINYAKKSAPEQLLPLYHQFIVRLIEKKSRSHYEQAVSHMKELQLIYEQLGLSDRFHSYISQLRTKYKTYRALLQEMKKIVQ; translated from the coding sequence ATGACAAACTTAACATTCAGTAGTGAACAATTGCATACCTTTATTCATGACCATGTCGTCAGTCACATAGCTACTCGCGGTGTGAACTATTACAAAAAAGGGAACGTTGCAGATATAAAAGTGACGAGTGCGGAGGTGCTTGAAGCTACCGTTCATGGATCGTCGATTTATACGGTCGAGGTTCACCTTGATGACCTTACAGAAAGTACATGCACTTGTCCTTATCACGATTATTGTAAACACCTTGTCGCTGCCTTGTTCTACATTGAAGAACATCGTTATAGAGTCCAAGAACAACTAGAGGAATACAAGAACCGTACAGTAACTCTAGTGATAGAGCAGCATAAACCAAAAGATATCGAAGAACAATTACAATCTCACCTCGACTCAATCATTATAACTAGCTATCGTTCATTAACAACAGCAGGTTATTTTCATGACGATCACTTAAAACAAATTGTTGAACGTTGCATCCGGGCAACAGCACAAAACTACTCAAATGAGGAGCATGTTCGTGAACGGCTCATTTGTGTAAACGTAATGATCCATGGCTTATTTGCCCTCGGTCGAAAATTTAACACCTATCACACATATGAGCGTAGGTTTACTCGTTTCTTTTCGCAACTCATTAATGAAAGTGAACCGTTCATTGTTGAGTGTCAGCGTCGTGATGATTCGGATTTCTACTTATGGTTTACAGAGACACTCATCCACCGTTACTTTTTATCTAATGATGTAAAACAATCGCCGTGGCACCTACTTTTAATAAAATGGTTAACGCATGATTCGAATCAAGCTCGAAAGCTGGAAGTACTCAATCTCTTCATAACCGAGCAAAAACGCTCACCAAACAACGAGTCACTAACGATGCTAGCAAGTATCCTTGCTCTCGATTGTGAAAATGGAGCATTATCATTGTCCTTGCTTCGTAAAATGAAACATTCGTTAACCCCAAATGATCTTATTCACCATTTTCAATTACTAGAGCGTCGCCAAGATTGGGACTTAATCAAAAACTGGTTTGATTTATTTCTAACCTTCTGGAAAAATAAATCGCTCGGAAGCCTCGAGCCGATATACGAACGGATGCTCATGAATACGGGTAACGAAAAAGAACAGATCATCTTACTGTGGAATGCGTGGCTCCAGTCCCCCTCCTACAGTACGTATCTTCAACGGATGAAAGATTTTGCTGATTATAAAGAAGAGGCGCTTGACTATATCCTTCCAAGATTAGAAGAACAATTGTATGTGCCCAAAATCGAACAGCTCTATTATAAGATCTTATTAAACGAAGGCCAGACCAAAAAAGCGATCGCTCGTTTATTAACAAATGAAACAGAACCAAGCCTACTAAGCGATGAAAAAAAACAAGTGATTAACTACGCGAAGAAATCAGCACCAGAACAACTTTTACCACTTTACCATCAATTTATTGTACGGCTCATTGAAAAGAAATCCCGTAGCCACTATGAACAAGCCGTCTCTCATATGAAAGAATTACAGTTGATTTATGAGCAACTTGGTTTATCTGATCGCTTCCATTCATATATAAGTCAGCTCCGAACAAAATACAAAACGTATCGCGCCTTGCTACAGGAGATGAAAAAGATTGTACAATAA